In Streptomyces sp. HUAS ZL42, the DNA window ACGTCCAGGGGCCAGTCGTGCCAGAGGACGTGGTTGCGCAGCAGCGGGTCCACGCCGCCGGGGTTGTCCGTGACCCGGTACGCGTACCGGCGCCAGATCGCCGAGAAACGGGCGTTGAAGCCGCTGGGCGCCTCCCGCAGGGCCCACACCCGCACATCCCTGGACAGGCGCCCGGCGAGCCGCTTGAGCAGCTTGTCGTGGTGCTCGCCCCAGACCTCCCGGGGCAGATCGACGTGGGCGACCTGGCCCCGGGCGTGCACACCGGCATCCGTGCGCCCGGCCACGGTCAGCTCGTACGTCTCCCGGGACCGCGTGACCGTGCGCAGCGCGTCCTCGATCTCCGCCTGCACGGTCCGCCGTCCCCCGGCCTGCTTGGCCCACCCGGAGAACTCCGTCCCGTCGTACGAGAGATCCATCCGCACCCGCACGAACCCGGCCTGTACTTCGTCACTCACCCTGGATCCTCTCAGGAACGCGAAACGGGTCCGCCCCTCAGGGCGGACCCGTTCACAAGGCAGAGCCTCAGGCGTCCTTGGACTCTTCGGCTGCGTCCTCGGCCTCGTCGGCCTTGGTCACGTCGACCTTGGCGTCCTCGACCGCGGCGTCCTCGACCTTGGTCTCCTCGACCTTGGCCTCGTCGGCTTCCTTGACCGCGCGCTTGGTCGCGGCCTCGGCCTCGCCGACCGCCTTCTGC includes these proteins:
- the truA gene encoding tRNA pseudouridine(38-40) synthase TruA produces the protein MSDEVQAGFVRVRMDLSYDGTEFSGWAKQAGGRRTVQAEIEDALRTVTRSRETYELTVAGRTDAGVHARGQVAHVDLPREVWGEHHDKLLKRLAGRLSRDVRVWALREAPSGFNARFSAIWRRYAYRVTDNPGGVDPLLRNHVLWHDWPLDVDAMNEAARRLLGEHDFAAYCKKREGATTIRTLQELSLERGGDGIVTATVRADAFCHNMVRSLIGALLFVGDGHRPPDWPGKVLAAGVRDSAVHVVRPHGLTLEEVGYPADELLAARSREARNKRSLPGAGCC